A DNA window from Loxodonta africana isolate mLoxAfr1 chromosome 7, mLoxAfr1.hap2, whole genome shotgun sequence contains the following coding sequences:
- the LOC135232051 gene encoding olfactory receptor 10AG1-like gives MLLKTVIKLIILNLPYPQMESKSKAEKSNNTTVTEFTLVGFSDIPNLQQILFGIFFVIYLMILLGNSIIILITRIDPTLQNPMYFFLANFSFLEICYVTVTVPRMLRDIWTQKGNIYFLPCATQMYFVLMFGGTECLLLTVMAYDRYVAICNPLNYSLVMNHKVCIQLVAGSWISGIPVEIGQTCQIFSLSFCGSSTINHFFCDIPPILKLACGDTFVNEMAVYIFSVVFFMVPFLLIVASYGKIISSILKLSSVRGRAKAFSTCSSHLTVVVLFYGTAAINYLQPASNKSEGLRKLLSLFYTILTPMMNPIIYSLRNKNVMVALKKLLLNY, from the coding sequence atgcttttaaaaactgTGATTAAATTAATCATCTTGAATTTACCGTATCCACAGATGGAAAGCAAATCAAAAGcagaaaaatcaaataatacTACAGTCACAGAGTTTACACTCGTGGGGTTTTCTGATATACCCAATCTTCAGCAGATTCTTTTTGGGATATTTTTTGTCATATATCTGATGATTTTGTTGGGCAATAGCATCATAATACTGATAACAAGAATTGATCCTACTCTCCAGAatcctatgtatttttttcttgccaaTTTTTCCTTCTTGGAAATATGTTATGTAACAGTCACTGTCCCAAGAATGCTCAGGGATATCTGGACCCAGAAAGGAAATATTTACTTTCTGCCCTGTGCTACGCAAATGTATTTTGTTCTTATGTTTGGAGGCACAGAGTGTTTGCTCCTGACAGTGATGgcatatgaccgctatgtggccatttgtaacccTCTGAACTATTCTCTAGTAATGAACCACAAAGTCTGTATCCAGCTGGTGGCTGGCTCCTGGATAAGTGGAATTCCAGTCGAAATTGGACAAACATgtcaaattttctctttgtccttttgtgggTCTAGCACAAttaatcatttcttctgtgacATCCCCCCAATACTAAAACTTGCTTGTGGGGACACATTTGTAAATGAGATGGCAGTCTATATATTTTCTGTGGTGTTTTTCATGGTTCCATTTCTGTTGATCGTTGCCTCCTATGGCAAAATTATCTCCAGTATTCTGAAATTGTCCTCAGTCAGAGGGAGGgccaaagccttctccacctgctctTCTCATCTGACAGTTGTAGTCTTATTCTATGGAACAGCTGCTATCAATTATTTACAGCCCGCATCAAATAAATCTGAAGGACTGAGGAAGCtcctttctcttttctacacAATTTTGACACCAATGATGAATCCCATCATATATAGTCTGAGGAACAAAAATGTCATGGTGGCACTGAAGAAATTACTACTTAATTACTAA